One Engraulis encrasicolus isolate BLACKSEA-1 chromosome 5, IST_EnEncr_1.0, whole genome shotgun sequence DNA segment encodes these proteins:
- the cldn12 gene encoding claudin-12, with product MSCRDIHATNAFSFVIALLSLGGLLVATVIPQWRTTRLITHDANARNVTVYDGLWTKCVKREGSTGCYYFDPDWWAKVDQLDLRLLQMCLPTGVALATLALFLMLMGMCKTACCSKEPEDIRGRCCLVNSVGCHLVAGMFLFLGGGAAMPPSVWFLFHTEELNRRYEGVFAVDFAVYVAIGSAGGLLLAALLLFMWYCMCKKLPSPFWLPFPEPPVMPGSLSAQPLTANAVGMMPPSPGAYGPQFMEGPPGSVGGFVGTMGPSGYPASVTMQPLHSQMYTAAAQMAGQDGGYGSEAGVPLTYGYAASQGYAASQGGYAQSQAGYAPSQAGYAPSQAGYGQSQTGYAQSQAGYAASQAGYAPSQQGYGGGGGSQRYASHRYSSRSRHSGIEIDIPVLTE from the exons ATGTCGTGCCGTGACATCCACGCCACCAATGCCTTCTCCTTTGTCATCGCGCTGCTGTCGCTGGGTGGGCTGCTGGTTGCCACGGTGATCCCGCAGTGGCGCACCACGCGTCTCATCACCCACGACGCTAATGCGCGCAACGTGACGGTCTACGACGGCCTTTGGACCAAGTGTGTGAAGCGCGAGGGATCCACCGGCTGCTACTACTTCGACCCGGACTGGTGGGCCAAG GTGGACCAGTTGGATCTGCGTCTGCTGCAGATGTGCCTTCCCACCGGCGTGGCCCTGGCGACGCTGGCCCTCTTCCTGATGCTGATGGGCATGTGCAAGACGGCCTGCTGCTCCAAGGAGCCCGAGGACATCCGCGGCCGCTGCTGCCTGGTCAACAGCGTGGGCTGCCACCTGGTGGCCGGGATGTTCCTCTTCCTGGGCGGCGGCGCGGCCATGCCCCCCTCCGTCTGGTTCCTGTTCCACACGGAGGAGCTGAACCGGCGCTACGAGGGCGTGTTCGCGGTGGACTTTGCGGTGTACGTGGCCATCGGGAGTGCGGGGGGCCTGCTGCTGGCTGCGCTGCTGCTGTTCATGTGGTACTGCATGTGCAAGAAGCTGCCCTCGCCCTTCTGGCTGCCCTTCCCCGAGCCGCCCGTCATGCCCGGCAGCCTCTCCGCACAGCCGCTCACCGCCAACGCCGTGGGCATGATGCCGCCCTCGCCCGGCGCCTACGGCCCGCAGTTCATGGAGGGCCCCCCAGGTAGCGTTGGAGGATTTGTGGGCACCATGGGGCCGTCTGGGTACCCGGCCAGCGTCACCATGCAGCCGCTGCACTCCCAGATGTACACGGCGGCCGCGCAGATGGCGGGGCAGGACGGGGGGTACGGCTCGGAGGCAGGCGTGCCCCTGACGTACGGCTACGCTGCCTCGCAAGGTTACGCTGCTTCACAGGGTGGTTACGCCCAGTCGCAAGCGGGTTACGCTCCGTCGCAAGCGGGTTATGCTCCGTCGCAAGCGGGCTACGGCCAATCACAAACGGGCTACGCCCAGTCGCAAGCGGGCTACGCAGCGTCTCAGGCGGGCTACGCGCCGTCACAGCAAGGGTACGGTGGCGGCGGTGGTTCTCAGCGATACGCTAGCCATCGCTACTCCTCGCGGTCGCGGCACTCCGGCATTGAGATTGACATTCCTGTCCTCACGGAGTGA